The segment TTAGGAAAGTTGGATTATCACCTTTCTAGCATCTCATTCAAAGCCTTACAACAGTTAGATGAACCAAAAAGGAGCGCATCTCACACTTATGCCGAACCCTTTAATCAAGGAGTTGATTACCGAATATGACAGAAAAAAGGAAAAAGGCTGCCGCACTTCGTTATGATCACGAGCTTGAGAGCGCCCCTGTTGTTGCTGCAGCCGGAAAAGGGCTAACAGCTAATAACATAATTGAAAAAGCAAAGGAAAATAATGTACCTATCGTGGAGGATCCCTCTTTAATTGAGGTTTTAGCCGAATTAAATATAAATGAAACGATTCCGGATGAATTATATCAAGCTGTTGCAGAAGTATTTGCTTTCGTATATAAGGCAGATAAAAGCATTGAAAGGGTGAAATAAATAACATAAGATATAATCACATTGCTAAAATTCGCTTATTCTTGTGAAATTTGTAGTTTTTTAATACAATGGAAATGCAGTGAATTTTGATGGGAGGATGAAGAATGAATATTCATGAATATCAAGGCAAAGATCTTTTACGTGAATTTGGTGTAAAAGTTCCTGATGGACATGTAGCATACACAGCAGATGAAGCTGTTGAAGCTGCAGAAAAATTGGGAAGTGCTGTAACCGTAGTTAAGGCGCAGATCCACGCTGGAGGCCGAGGGAAAGCCGGTGGAGTGAAAATTGCAAAAAGTAAAGAAGAAGTGCGTACATACGCAAACGAAATTCTTGGCAAAACATTAGTAACGCATCAAACAGGTCCTGAAGGTAAAGAAGTTAAACGCTTACTTATTGAAGAGGGTAGCGATATTCAAAAAGAATATTATGTAGGTGTTGTTCTTGATCGTACAACCTCACGTGTTGTCATAATGGCATCTGAAGAAGGTGGTACGGAAATAGAAGAAGTAGCTAAAGATAACCCAGAGAAAATTTTCCAGGAAGTAATCGACCCAGTTATCGGCCTGTCACCTTATCAAGCTCGTAGACTAGCTTTTAACATTAATATTCCTGATGAATTAGTAGGAAAAGCAGTTAAATTCATGACTAGTCTTTATAATGTATTTATTGAAAAAGACTGCTCTACAGCGGAAATTAATCCATTAGTTACGACTGGCGATGGTGAGGTATTAGCATTAGATGCGAAATTAAACTTTGATGATAATGCATTATTTCGACAAAAAGATGTTCAGGAATTACGTGATTTAGATGAAGAAGATGAAAAAGAAATCGAAGCATCAAAATACGATCTAAGCTATATTTCCCTTGATGGAAATATTGGTTGTATGGTTAATGGTGCTGGACTAGCTATGTCTACAATGGATATTATTAAGCATTATGGCGGCGATCCCGCTAACTTCCTTGATGTTGGGGGCGGTGCAACTGCTGAAAAAGTAACCGCGGCATTTAAGATCATCTTGTCCGATTCGAATGTAAAAGGTATTTTTGTTAACATTTTTGGTGGAATTATGAAGTGTGATGTTATCGCTGAAGGTGTTGTGGAAGCGACGAAAGAAGTAGGATTGGAAATTCCATTGGTTGTACGTCTAGAAGGTACAAATGTAGATTTAGGTAAAAAAATTCTGGATGAGTCCGGATTAAATATTACATCAGCTAGTTCAATGGCAAATGGCGCAGAGAAAATCGTTTCCATGGTTAACTAATTTGCTTTTACTAATAATCGATTATTATTGTAGAAAGGACGGACGAAAATGAGTGTATATGTTAATAAAGATACGAAAGTAATTGTTCAGGGAATTACTGGCGGTACGGCTAGATTCCACACAAAACAAATGCTTGAATATGGAACGAAAATCGTTGGTGGTGTCACACCGAAAAAAGGCGGTACAGAAGTAGAAGGTGTTCCTGTATTCAATACCTTACAGGAGGCAGTTAACCAAACAGGTGCCAATGCCTCTGTTATTTATGTACCTGCTCCTTTTGCTGCAGATGCAATTATTGAGGCAGTGGATGCAGAACTCGATCTTGCTATTTGTATTACAGAGCATATCCCTGTAATGGATATGGTTAAAGTTAAGCGCTATATGGAAGGTAAGAAAACCCGTTTAGTAGGACCGAACTGTCCGGGAGTAATTACAGCAGATGAAAGTAAAATCGGAATTATGCCAGGGTATATTCATAAAAAAGGACATATTGGAGTCGTATCACGTTCTGGCACATTAACATATGAAGCCGTTCATCAATTGTCAGAAGCAGGGTATGGTCAAACAACAGCTGTAGGTATTGGCGGAGATCCTGTTAATGGTACGGATTTCATTGATGTTCTTACAGCATTCAATGAAGACCCCGAGACGGAAGCTGTAGTCATGATTGGTGAAATAGGTGGAACAGCAGAAGAAGAAGCTTCGGAATGGGTAAAAGCAAACATGACGAAGCCTGTTGTTGGATTTATTGGCGGAGCAACTGCGCCTCCAGGTAAACGCATGGGACATGCTGGAGCTATTGTTTCCGGTGGTAAAGGAACAGCAGAAGAAAAAAATCGTGTTATGACAGAGTCCGGCATAAAAGTTGCTGAAACGCCTGCAGTAATTGGTGAAACAATGATAAATGTTTTAAAAGAAAATAACCTGCAAGAAAAATGTAAAACACATTAAGCTAAAAAAGTGGGGACCCCGCCACCGGAGTAATGTAATGGTGCGGGGCCACCACCATAAATGAGGACGTGATTAGTTGCAGTCAATTCAAGATCAATTGATTCATTTACACCGATGCCGGGGTATTACAAGGAGAACCATTCGAAAGATCCTAATCCATGACCCGAAGTTTCATCAACTTTATTTATTATCCTCCGCCCAGTTAAGTCAGTTATACAAACTCCCAATGAAAAATGCTGCATTATTTTATAAAGACCTTCATAATAATTATCTTACAGAACAAATAAAATATGATAGTCATCAATACAGCATCATCACAATAGTTGACGAAAACTATCCGCCTGTGTTAAAAACTATAAAAGATCCGCCAATCGTTTTATATGCTATTGGAAATACTTCTTTATTATCTCACACACCGGCTTTAAGTGTGATTGGTACAAGAAATCCCTCCAATGAAGCAATGGCAAAAATAAAATACCTAACGAAGCCTTTACTGGATAAAGGTTGGTTAATCGTAAGTGGTATGGCAAAAGGGATAGATAGTTACGCACATATACTTGCCTTGAAAAATCAGGGTAGGACCATCGCTGTGTTAGGCGGTGGCTTTCATCATATTTATCCAAAGCAGAATACATCGTTGTTTAAGCAAATAGCGGAGAAAGGCCTGGTATTATCTGAATACCCACCGGACATTCCTCCGAAAAAACATCATTTTCCCGAGAGAAACCGTATTATAAGCGGTTTAAGTTTTGGAACATTAGTTATTGAAGCCACGGAAAGAAGTGGTACATTGATAACAGTGGATCAAGCACTTGATCAGGGTAGAGAAGTATATGCAGTACCAGGGTCACCGCTTATTCCACAAACCAAAGGCTGTCACCGGATGATTCAAGACGGTGCCAAGTTGGCTATCGATCCAGACAATATACTGGAAGACTGGGAAAGCATAGGGAGAAATTTATTTTACTCATAAAAGTCAAGGTAGCGCTTACGTAGCACTTAAGGTTTACAAAGCTTTTGTCACAGTTTGTTTGACAAATTTATACGATGTATTTAGTATTAGTAAAGATTTCTAAATTATTTATTGTAACCTCATTTGGGAGGAAATACCATGTCAGATTATCTAGTAATCGTAGAATCGCCGGCAAAAGCGAAAACGATTGAACGTTATTTAGGAAAAAAATATAAAGTAAAAGCATCCATGGGCCATATACGTGATTTACCAAAAAGCCAGATGGCTGTTGATACGGAGAATAATTATAAACCAAAATATATTACAATACGCGGAAAAGGTGATATATTAAAAGATCTAAGGAAAGCCGCAAAGAAAGCAAAGAAAGTCTTTCTTGCTGCCGACCCCGATAGAGAAGGGGAGGCTATTGCCTGGCATCTGGCACATATTCTGGATGTAGATGAAAATTCCGAATGTCGTGTTGTTTTTAATGAAATTACGAAAGACGCAATTAAAGAGGCATTTAAAAATCCACGGAAGATTGATATCGATTTAGTTGATGCACAGCAAGCTAGACGGATTTTGGATCGGTTAGTTGGATACAACATCAGTCCACTATTATGGAAAAAAGTGAAAAAGGGATTAAGTGCAGGCCGTGTACAATCCGTAGCATTAAAAATGATAGTTGACAGGGAAAAAGAGATCGAAAACTTTAAACCTGAAGAGTACTGGTCAATTGAAGGCGAATTCCAAAGAGATAAAGAAATATTTGAAGGAGCCTTTTATGGTGTTGAAGGAAAAAAACAGGAATTGAAATCAGAAGATGATGTAAAAAGGATTTTAAGCACATTAAAGGAAAAGAAATTTACAGTTGATAAAGTTAATAAGCGTGAGCGTAAACGAAACCCCGCTAAGCCCTTTATTACATCTTCCCTGCAACAGGAGGCAGCCAGAAAGCTAAATTTCCGGGCGAAGAAAACGATGATGGTAGCACAGCAATTATATGAAGGTATTGACCTAGGTAAAAAATCCGGGGGTATTACAGGTTTGGTTACGTATATGCGTACAGATTCAACACGGATTTCTGATACAGCGAAACAGGACGCAGCATCGTATATTGAAGAAAAATATGGCAAGGAATTCCTAGGAAATAATAAAGAGAGCAAGAAAAAAGAAGGTGCGCAAGATGCCCATGAAGCTGTTCGTCCTACATCTGCTCTGAGGGATCCAAAATCATTAAAAGCTGTTTTATCAAGAGATCAGTATCGCCTGTATAAACTGATCTGGGAACGATTTTTAGCTAGCCAGATGGCGCCGGCAGTGATGGATACAATGACGGTACATCTATTAAATAATGGTGTGGAATTTCGTGCAAACGGTTCGAAAGTTAAGTTCAAAGGCTTTATGAAAGTATATATAGAAGGTACGGATGATAGTAAAAAGGATGAAAATAAGACTTTACCGGATTTAACGAAAGGGATGGAAGTTGATGCAAAAGAGATTACACCAAATCAACATTTCACCCAACCACCTCCAAGATTTACAGAAGCCAGACTTGTGCGAACAATGGAAGAGTTAGGTATTGGACGTCCTTCCACCTATGCACCCACATTGGATACAATTCAACGCAGGGGATATGTCAGTATTGACAGTAAACGTTTTATACCAACAGAGCTTGGGACGATTATTCATGAGCTAGTGGAAGAGTTTTTCCCTGAAATCATCAATGTTGAATTTACTGCCAAAATGGAAAATGATTTAGACTCCATTGAAGAAGGGAAAACAGAATGGGTAAAAGTTATCGACGATTTTTATCAAGATTTCCACAAACGCTTGGAAGTAGCAGAAGAAGAAATGGAAAAAATTGAAATCCGGGATGAGCCTGCTGGTATTACATGTGAAAATTGCGGACATGAGATGGTTTACAAGATGGGACGCTATGGAAAGTTTCTAGCGTGCTCAAACTTTCCGGAATGCCGAAATACGAAACCTATTTTAAAGAAAATTGGTGTCACCTGCCCGAAATGTAAAGAAGGCGATGTCGTGGAAAGAAAATCAAAGAAACGCCGAACTTTTTATGGTTGTGATCGCTTTCCCGATTGTGATTTTGTATCATGGGATAAACCGATAGCTAGACCATGTCCAAAATGTGAATCCTTACTTGTTGAAAAGAAAAGTAAGAAAGATGTACAAATCCAATGCACAAATTGTGAGTACAAAGAAGAAAAAATTCAAAGTTAACGATCGGCTGCTCTTATTAGGAGCAGCTTTATTTGTGCGTGTTTCATATCGGAGGAAAAGGGGAATATTTCAAATAAGGAGGTTGTAAAATTGGCAGACAGAAAAAACTATTTTGTAACTCTAGATACAGAAGACATTCGAGAAGTATCAATCCCGGGTAATGAAATCGAATATGAAATTATTGCAACCCATGATGAGGTAGAAGAAATAGAAGAAATATTTATGAAGAAAAACAAAGAAGCAGAAAATGCTACTAAATATATTGGGAAACCATTTGATGAGTGGGGGGCAGATGACGAAAGAGAAATATATGACGCTCATTTGATGAAAATTTATCAACGGTTATATGACCTAGGTACAGATGAGACCAAATCAAAAATAAAAGAATTAGGAATAATTAATTAAAAAATTGGTTATACCAAGAGCGAGACAGTTATTCACACATTTTTCACAGAATCGCATTTCTATAAATTAATTGAATTGTTGATTGTTGACTATTTAATTTGAAAAAGATATAATTATCCCTTGGTAAGGATATTTACTTGACACTAAACGATCATTAAACGATTTTTACAGCTATAGTAGAAAATTTGGACAATATGAATGATCCAATTCGAAAATTATGATATACTAAGACAAAAGTCGTTTCAGAATTTTGTTGCAATTGTGTTAAGTTTATTGCAATACAAGATTTAGTGTGATATGATTTATGCGCTGTGATTTAGGGGATGAGAACTTGCATCATTTTAGGGCTGATTGTAAGGATTTTGTAGAGTACCTACAAATAGAAAAGAACGCTTCCCCGTATACTGTAGAATATTATCTGAATGATCTGGAAACGTTCTTTGACTTCTTAACAGGAGAAGGTATAGACGATTTAAGCAAGGTTGATCAATCTGTTGCGCGCCTATTTTTGACTAAACTATATGATCAGCAATTAAGCAGAAGGTCTGTGTCGCGAAAGGTTTCCGCATTAAGAGGTTTTTATAAATTTTTGGAGAGGGAACACTCTATTTCGGCTAATCCATTCATGCGTATGACTTTACCAAAAACCAATAAACCAATACCTGGCTTTCTATATATGGAAGAATTAGAAAAGCTTTTCGATGTAAGTGATTTAACCGATCCTCTTGGACAGCGTGACCAAGCGCTGCTTGAGGTGCTTTATGCGACTGGCATGAGGATCAGTGAGTGCCAAGGGCTTACGCTAAGCGCTATTGATTTTTCAATTGGAACAATGCTTGTTACTGGGAAAGGCAGAAAAGAACGATATATCCCATTTGGAAGATTTGCGGAGATTGCCTTGGAAACTTACATAAATGAAGGTAGGAATGAGTTATTGGAAAAAGCTAAAACGACATCTGATTCAGTCTTTTTGAATGCCCGGGGGTCACCGTTAACTGTAAGAGGAATGCGGCTAATACTTAATAAAATGGTTGATCGCGCTGCTTTAACTATTCACGTTCACCCACATAAACTGCGCCACACATTTGCTACACATATGCTAAATGAAGGTGCTGATCTGCGCAGTGTGCAGGAGCTACTGGGACATGAAAATTTATCCTCTACACAAATATATACACATGTAACAAAAAATCATTTACGTGATGTTTATATGAACAGCCATCCCGAGCTAATGATCAATAATTGAAACAGAGGTGATGAATTGTGGGAAATGAAATGCATGCCACAACTATTTTTGCGGTTAGACACAATGGTCAATGTGCGATGAGCGGAGATGGTCAAGTTACATTAGGCAATGCTGTCGTCATGAAACATAAAGCAAAGAAAGTGAGAACTTTATTTAAAGGAAATGTTTTAGCGGGCTTTGCAGGATCTGTTGCTGACGCATTTACATTGTTCGAAAAGTTTGAAGAGAAGCTGGAAGCCTTTGATGGGAATCTTTCCCGTGCTTCTGTTGAGTTAGCGAAGGAATGGCGCAGTGACAAAGTATTACGTAAATTAGAAGCAATGCTTATTGTCATGAACAAAGAGAAAATGTTTTTAGTATCAGGAACAGGAGAAGTAATTGAACCTGATGATGGACTACTGGCTATAGGCTCTGGTGGGAACTATGCACTTAGTGCAGGCAGAGCATTGACAAGGCATTCCGGGCAGTTATCCGCCAAAGAAATAGCGCGCAGTGCACTGGAGATTGCTGGTGAAATATGTATATATACGAATGATCATATTACCTTAGAGGTGCTTGAATAAAAGGAGGCTTTCTAAAAAGCATGGGAATAGATTACACTCCAAAGCAAATTGTAGGTCAATTAGATAAATATATAATAGGACAGCAACAAGCAAAAAAATCAGTAGCAGTTGCGCTCAGAAATCGTTATCGACGGATGCGACTTGATGAATCAATCAAGGATGAAATTGTTCCTAAGAATATTTTAATGATTGGTCCAACAGGTGTAGGTAAAACTGAAATAGCAAGGAGATTAGCTAAGCTAGTTGGTGCTCCATTCGTAAAAGTAGAAGCGACAAAATATACAGAGGTCGGATATGTTGGACGCGATGTAGAGTCCATGGTTCGTGATCTTGTGGAAATGTCCATACGAATGGTTAAGGAAGAAAAAATGAATGAAGTAATGGGTAAAGCTGAAGTTGAAGCTAATAAAAAATTGGTTAACTTGCTAGTTCCTCAAGCTAAAAAACAAAATAATATGAAAAACCCATTAGAAATGCTTTTTTCCGGCCAATCAGATGGTGAGGATGAAAGTAATGAAAGTGAAAAAGACGAGGAAATTAAAAATAAACGGAAACGTACCGAACATAAATTAGCTTTAGGTGAGCTAGAAGATAATATGGTTACAGTAGAAATAGAAGAAACACCGCCATCCATGTTTGATATGCTGCAAGGATCGGGAATGGAACAGATGGGGATGAATATGCAAGATGCATTTGGTCAATTTATGCCCAAAAAGAAAAAGACTCGAAAGTTGCCTGTTTCTGAAGCGAGAAAAGTATTAACACAACAGGAAGCTGGAAAGCTTGTAGATATGGAAGAAGTTGCACAAGAGGCAATTCAGCTTGCAGAACAATCCGGGATCTTGTTTATTGATGAAATCGATAAGGTTGCTGTCAAACAGGATAATTCAGCAAATGTTTCAAGAGAAGGTGTCCAAAGAGATATTCTTCCTATCGTAGAAGGATCGACAGTTATTACGAAACACGGCCCGGTAAAAACAGATCATATGCTTTTTATAGCTGCTGGAGCGTTTCACATGGCAAAGCCATCGGATTTGATCCCAGAACTGCAAGGCAGATTTCCTATACGAGTAGAATTGGAAAAATTAACAGTTGAAGATTTCAAACGAATCTTAAATGAACCATCAAATGCTTTATTAAAGCAATATCAGGCTTTATTAAAAACAGAAGGTATAAATGTTATTTTTACTGACGAAGCTATTACAAGACTGGCAGAAGTAGCATTTGAAGTGAATCAGGACACAGATAATATTGGAGCAAGAAGGCTGCATACCATATTAGAGAAATTGCTTGAGGACCTCTCGTACGAAGCAACAGATATAAATATGGAAACAGTGGAAATCACTCCTGCTTATGTTAATGAAAAATTAAGTACTATTGTAAAAAATAAAGATTTGAGCCGGTTTATACTATAAAATTTAAATGAATTGAAGGAGGATAATAATTATGGAACTATTAGATCGCGCAAGAAAAATTAATGCCATGTTACAAAAATCTACAGGAAAATCGGTGAATTTCAACGATATGTCTGCAACGCTAAGGGATGCTATCAAAGGGAATGTATTTATCCTGAGTAGAAGAGGTAAATTACTTGGATTTGCTATTAATCAGGAGATTGAGAATGAACGAATGAAAAGCATGCTGGAAGAAAAACAATTTCCAGAAGAATACACAGAAGGGCTATTCAGCATCCGTGAAACGACAGCGAATATTGATATTGATAACCAGCTTACTGTGTTCCCTGTTGAAAACCGGGAATTATTCCAAAATGGTTTAACAACGATTGTACCTATTATTGGTGGAGGAGACCGACTTGGTACCCTTATCTTAGGAAGACTAACAGAGAGCTTTAATGATGATGATCTGTTGCTTGCAGAGTATGGAGCTACTGTTGTAGGGATGGAGATCTTACAGGAAAAAACGGAAGAAATAGAGGTAGAAGCTAGAAGTAAAGCAGTTGTGCAAATGGCTATTAGCTCATTGTCATACAGTGAACTAGAGGCAATTGATCACATTTTTGAAGAATTAAATGGAACAGAAGGACTGCTCGTAGCAAGTAAAATTGCAGATAGAGTTGGTATTACAAGATCTGTGATTGTAAATGCATTAAGAAAACTTGAAAGTGCAGGAGTTATTGAGTCACGTTCTCTAGGAATGAAAGGAACATTTATTAAAGTACTAAATAGTAAATTCCTTGTAGAACTGGAAAAGTTACGTTCAAGATAATGGGAAAATAGATAGACGAAAAAGCTAGAGTGATCTAGCTTTTTTTGTTTGTCTTTTATAGGTCAAATTAATTTTCAAACGATATCGCGGCTTTTTTACGAGTAGTAAAATTAAAATTTTCCATTACTTTATAATGCAAAATTCGATTTTCACTATAAGGTATTAAAAATTATCGTGAAAATTAAAAGAAAAGGGAAATATTAGAACCTTTATCACTATTTTAATTTCATAAAGTTAAGGCGAAAAATGTCGAAAAATGATGGACTTTATAGCGTTTATAAATTACAATATTCGTATATGGTAATTTTTTTATGTCCGTTGTTTTAAAATGGAAAAAGGAGGAATTGAATGGATTTATTTGGTGGAACAATTCGTACACTTGAGGGTTCACTTGATTTTGCATCAGCCAAAAACCAGGCCGTATCTAGCAACATCTCAAATATTGACACACCGAATTACAAGGCAAAAGATGTAGCTTTTAAAGATGTTCTAAACAACGCATCTCAAACAATAGAAGCGAATCGTACAGATGAAAAACATATCCCATTTGATCAAGAAGTTCAGTCATCTTATCAAGTCATAACAAAAGGTAATACCTCGTATAACCATAATGGTAATAATGTAGACCTTGATAAGGAAATGGCTGAACTTGCAAAAAACCAAATCTATTACAACGCATTAATAGATAGAATTAATGGTAAGTTTGGCAGTCTGCAATCAGTTGTAAGAGGAGGAAATTAACAGTGTCCATATTTAATGCTATAAATGCCAGTACAAGTGGTCTAACAGCAGGGCGGCTTCGTATGGATGTGGTTTCTTCTAATATTGCAAATGCTCAAAACACACGTGCAACCACGAATGAAAATGGGGAGTATGAACCGTATCGCAGAAAATTGGTGGTAACAGCACCACAGGATAATAGTTTTCAATCTTTTTTACATAAAGCACAAAATGCTAATTCAAATCCCTCAGGTGTTGAAGTGACAAACATAATCGAGGATGAAACACCTTTTAAACTTGAATACAATCCGGAACATCCAGATGCAAATGAAGCGGGTTTTATCGAATTGCCAAATGTAGATCCGTTAAAAGAGATGGTTGATCTAATGAGTGCAACCAGATCTTATGAAGCAAATATAACGTCATTAAATGCCAGTAAAAGCATGTTAATGAAAGCATTAGAAATCGGAAAATAAATAGTGAGCGTGATATTATGAATAATTTATTGATAAATAACATACCACAGACATCAATTCCCGAATCAGCAAATTCGAAACTTTCCATTTCACCGGGAGAAGCACATGCAAACTTTGCAGACAACTTAAAATCAGCTATTGAAGGTGTTAATAATGCCCAAATTGCGTCAGATAAAAAAACAGAAGCACTGGCTCAAGGTAAGGTAGATGATCTGCATGACGTGATGATTGCTTCCCAAAAATCCAGTATCACATTGGAGACTACAGTACAGGTTCAGCGAAAAGTTATCGATGCATATAACGAAATTATGCGGATGCAGGTTTGATAATGTTTATGCAATTTGGTGGGGGAATATATGAAAGAAAAAATGAATAAATGGAAGGATTCAGCTTCAACTTTTTGGCGGGAGCGATCGAAAAGTCAAAGAGGGATCTTTATAGGATCCGTATTGATCGTTATCATGCTGATTGCAGGTATAACCTTTTTTACTACAAATTCTAATTTTGTTCCATTATATAATAATTTATCACTGCAAGAATCTGGACAAATTAAGACCGAATTAGATTCAAGAGGAGTTCCTTATGAATTAGAGGATGGCGGTACAACAATCAATGTCCCCGGAGAACAGGTAGACTCACTATTGGTAGATCTTGCGGGTCAAGGCATCCCAAATAGTGGAAATATCGATTATTCATTTTTTAGCGAGAATTCCTCTTGGGGAATCACCGATAATGAGTTTGATGTTATGCGGCTTGATGCAATGCAAACAGAGCTTGCAAATTTAATGCAAGGCATTGAAGGGATAGAAAGTGCCGAGGTTATGATTAATTTGCCTGACGAGCCTGTATTCGCAAGCGAAACCACGCAAGAGGGTAGTGCTTCCATTGTTTTAAATACGCAGCCAGGCTATCAATTTGAGGGAAATCAGATCAATGCACTCTATCACTTAGTTTCTAAGGCTGTTCCCAATTTACCAGAGGATAATATTGCTATTATGAATCAATACTTCGAATATTTCGATCGAAATTCCAGGAACGCTAACGGTAGTCAAGACGTACATACATACCAACAAACCGTTAAACAGGATGTAGAACGTGATATTCAACGAAGATTACAGCAGATGCTTGGTACAATGGTCGGTACAGAAAATGTTATCGTCTCTGTTACGGCAGACATTGATTTCACACAGGAAAATCGTACAGAAGAACTAGTAGAGCCTGTAGATATTGAGAACATGGAAGGTCTCCCTGTAAGTATCGAAACGATCCAGGAGGCATACTCGGGAAACCCACCTGTGGGAGGTACTACTGGAACAGGCGAGGAAGATACTGCCGGAACCTATCAGGAAGTAGAAGGGGAGGACGGGGAATACGAACTGGAAAGAGAAACTATCAATAATGAATTTAACCGTATTCGAAAAGACATTGTAGAAAGCCCGTATAAGATTCGTGATTTAGGTATTCAAGTGGCTGTTAATAGTGTAGCAGGTTCAAATGAAGACGAGGTTCAATACTTAACACAACAGGAAGCGAATTCGGTAGAGGATGGGATTTCTTCCATATTAGATTCGATCGTTAGTACAT is part of the Virgibacillus sp. NKC19-16 genome and harbors:
- the flgC gene encoding flagellar basal body rod protein FlgC, translated to MSIFNAINASTSGLTAGRLRMDVVSSNIANAQNTRATTNENGEYEPYRRKLVVTAPQDNSFQSFLHKAQNANSNPSGVEVTNIIEDETPFKLEYNPEHPDANEAGFIELPNVDPLKEMVDLMSATRSYEANITSLNASKSMLMKALEIGK
- the fliE gene encoding flagellar hook-basal body complex protein FliE, which encodes MNNLLINNIPQTSIPESANSKLSISPGEAHANFADNLKSAIEGVNNAQIASDKKTEALAQGKVDDLHDVMIASQKSSITLETTVQVQRKVIDAYNEIMRMQV
- the hslU gene encoding HslU--HslV peptidase ATPase subunit, translating into MGIDYTPKQIVGQLDKYIIGQQQAKKSVAVALRNRYRRMRLDESIKDEIVPKNILMIGPTGVGKTEIARRLAKLVGAPFVKVEATKYTEVGYVGRDVESMVRDLVEMSIRMVKEEKMNEVMGKAEVEANKKLVNLLVPQAKKQNNMKNPLEMLFSGQSDGEDESNESEKDEEIKNKRKRTEHKLALGELEDNMVTVEIEETPPSMFDMLQGSGMEQMGMNMQDAFGQFMPKKKKTRKLPVSEARKVLTQQEAGKLVDMEEVAQEAIQLAEQSGILFIDEIDKVAVKQDNSANVSREGVQRDILPIVEGSTVITKHGPVKTDHMLFIAAGAFHMAKPSDLIPELQGRFPIRVELEKLTVEDFKRILNEPSNALLKQYQALLKTEGINVIFTDEAITRLAEVAFEVNQDTDNIGARRLHTILEKLLEDLSYEATDINMETVEITPAYVNEKLSTIVKNKDLSRFIL
- the codY gene encoding GTP-sensing pleiotropic transcriptional regulator CodY, which gives rise to MELLDRARKINAMLQKSTGKSVNFNDMSATLRDAIKGNVFILSRRGKLLGFAINQEIENERMKSMLEEKQFPEEYTEGLFSIRETTANIDIDNQLTVFPVENRELFQNGLTTIVPIIGGGDRLGTLILGRLTESFNDDDLLLAEYGATVVGMEILQEKTEEIEVEARSKAVVQMAISSLSYSELEAIDHIFEELNGTEGLLVASKIADRVGITRSVIVNALRKLESAGVIESRSLGMKGTFIKVLNSKFLVELEKLRSR
- the fliF gene encoding flagellar basal-body MS-ring/collar protein FliF, which produces MKEKMNKWKDSASTFWRERSKSQRGIFIGSVLIVIMLIAGITFFTTNSNFVPLYNNLSLQESGQIKTELDSRGVPYELEDGGTTINVPGEQVDSLLVDLAGQGIPNSGNIDYSFFSENSSWGITDNEFDVMRLDAMQTELANLMQGIEGIESAEVMINLPDEPVFASETTQEGSASIVLNTQPGYQFEGNQINALYHLVSKAVPNLPEDNIAIMNQYFEYFDRNSRNANGSQDVHTYQQTVKQDVERDIQRRLQQMLGTMVGTENVIVSVTADIDFTQENRTEELVEPVDIENMEGLPVSIETIQEAYSGNPPVGGTTGTGEEDTAGTYQEVEGEDGEYELERETINNEFNRIRKDIVESPYKIRDLGIQVAVNSVAGSNEDEVQYLTQQEANSVEDGISSILDSIVSTSINEEYSEEMGGENLSIVFQEFTGNETMPETTAIIPTWLYVTGAILLAVIIILAFLLLRRRKEEETYVEEPFTTESSPTMEVPEKSEQQDSESVMRRRDLEKMAKDKPEDFAKLLRSWIGED
- the flgB gene encoding flagellar basal body rod protein FlgB, which translates into the protein MDLFGGTIRTLEGSLDFASAKNQAVSSNISNIDTPNYKAKDVAFKDVLNNASQTIEANRTDEKHIPFDQEVQSSYQVITKGNTSYNHNGNNVDLDKEMAELAKNQIYYNALIDRINGKFGSLQSVVRGGN